The genomic DNA AGATGTGTATAAGAGACAGGTTCTTCTCTTCGTTTAAGCACTGTCCCGAAAATATTAATCCCGAACATTACCCAGAGAGTTACTACAGCAATATCAAGGAGCCACTCAAGTTCTGCATATTCAAGAGACTGGGTATGTCCTGAAAGAAGGCTGAGTGCAGCAAGAGCTATAGCGGCATTAAAAAAATACAGATGAGCTCTCGCGAGTTTTGGAAAGGCCAGCGGTCTTCTGCAGAGCCTCATGGTAATGTAATAAAAGGTTCCGAAAATAGCACCCACTCCAAAACCGAAGGCAAGACCATTTGTGTGTACAGCTCTCAATCTCCCAAAGGTAAAGTAAGGGGGTATATTGGCTGCTGGATGCCACATCTGGACCGATATCCAGAGCCCAATCAATATTCCCACAACACCCCAGAAAATTGAGGAAAGGATAAATCCCTTTACCGTCTCGTGGTCATAACGGTAATCATCCATAACTCCCCCATATGATTTACAGTTATCAAGCCTCTCAGGAGGCTCTGATTTCATTCTATCATAAGTAGAATTTGAGATTACAGGATAATTGTAGTCCTCTTTAGCTCCTGCTGTCAATAGGGTAGATTTTTTTTATAAAAATATGTAAAAATAAAAAAAATCCTTATGACTGGTTTAAGCCAGAAATAAATCTGAGGAGGTTTGACCATGTATCTTGTTAAGGTGGATAGTGCAAAATGTGAGGGCTGTGAAGAATGTGTAAATGTGTGCCCTCAAGGTGTCTTCAGAATGGTTGATGGAAAGTCTGACCCCTACCAGACAAGTGAGTGTGTTTTCTGTGAGAGCTGTATAGGGGTTTGCCCTACGCAGGCTATCACTATCATAGAAATGTAAAATTTAAAGGTGATCTTATTCAAGGCCGGGCAAGTGCCTGGCCTTTTATTTTTATATGTAAATACATGTAAAGAGCCACTAAAATTAGTCATCTATTCTCAAAACAATTTGAATTTTTGTTTTAGCTGCAAGATACTTGACAATAC from Thermodesulfovibrionales bacterium includes the following:
- a CDS encoding cbb3-type cytochrome c oxidase subunit I, with product MKSEPPERLDNCKSYGGVMDDYRYDHETVKGFILSSIFWGVVGILIGLWISVQMWHPAANIPPYFTFGRLRAVHTNGLAFGFGVGAIFGTFYYITMRLCRRPLAFPKLARAHLYFFNAAIALAALSLLSGHTQSLEYAELEWLLDIAVVTLWVMFGINIFGTVLKRREEPVSYTHL